One Mycolicibacterium parafortuitum DNA segment encodes these proteins:
- a CDS encoding S1C family serine protease: MTNHPRYSPTPQPGRQTGYPGQAPQGPAGSPRSGSYEPQGTGSWDWRYATEQQRQAFRGPYDPYPGAQMPTGPGQYPRPGAPTPPPGPRKRSRASGLIAGALALSLLSAGVGGGVAMLVHPDHSVGGISASGAAPSMPAASVPGGSVEAVAAKVVPSVVKLEVNQGRATEEGSGVILSSDGLILTNNHVVAAAAGDAGPAQTKVTFADGSATTFSVVGADPSSDIAVVRAKNVSDLTPIEVGSSADLRVGQDVVAIGSPLGLEGTVTTGIISALNRPVAASGDAKNQNTVLDAIQTDAAINPGNSGGALVNMNGELVGINSAIATMGADAGGPRGGSIGLGFAIPVDQAKRIADEIIQTGSASRASLGVQVGNDAGVDGAKIVEVTDGGAAAAAGLPSGVLVTKLDDRVISSADALVAAVRSKAPGDKVKLTFLDSSGKPQTVDVTLGKAKQ, encoded by the coding sequence ATGACCAACCACCCGAGGTACTCGCCGACTCCGCAACCGGGTCGTCAGACCGGCTACCCCGGACAGGCGCCTCAAGGCCCCGCCGGGTCGCCGCGGTCGGGATCCTATGAGCCGCAGGGCACCGGCAGCTGGGACTGGCGTTACGCGACTGAGCAACAGCGGCAAGCCTTTCGGGGTCCCTACGATCCCTATCCCGGCGCGCAGATGCCGACGGGCCCGGGCCAGTACCCGCGTCCCGGCGCGCCGACCCCGCCGCCCGGACCCCGGAAGCGTTCGCGCGCATCAGGTTTGATCGCCGGCGCGCTGGCCCTGTCGCTGCTGTCGGCAGGTGTCGGCGGCGGCGTCGCGATGCTGGTGCACCCCGACCACAGCGTCGGCGGGATCAGCGCCAGCGGTGCTGCCCCGTCGATGCCCGCGGCCAGCGTGCCGGGCGGCTCGGTGGAGGCGGTGGCCGCCAAGGTCGTGCCCAGCGTGGTCAAGCTCGAGGTGAACCAGGGCAGGGCCACCGAAGAGGGCTCCGGCGTGATCCTGTCCTCGGACGGTCTGATCCTGACCAACAACCATGTCGTGGCGGCCGCGGCCGGTGACGCCGGTCCCGCGCAGACCAAGGTCACGTTCGCCGACGGCAGCGCCACCACGTTCTCCGTCGTCGGCGCCGACCCCAGCAGCGACATCGCGGTGGTGCGCGCCAAGAACGTGTCGGACCTGACCCCGATCGAGGTCGGCTCGTCGGCGGATCTGCGCGTCGGCCAGGACGTCGTCGCGATCGGTTCGCCCCTCGGCTTGGAAGGCACGGTCACCACCGGCATCATCAGCGCGCTGAACCGGCCGGTGGCCGCCAGCGGTGACGCCAAGAACCAGAACACGGTGCTCGACGCGATCCAGACCGACGCGGCGATCAACCCGGGCAACTCCGGCGGCGCGCTGGTGAACATGAACGGTGAGTTGGTGGGCATCAACTCCGCCATCGCGACCATGGGCGCCGACGCCGGTGGCCCGCGCGGCGGCTCGATCGGGCTGGGCTTCGCGATCCCGGTGGATCAGGCCAAGCGCATCGCCGACGAGATCATCCAGACCGGTAGCGCGTCGCGGGCCTCGCTCGGTGTGCAGGTGGGCAACGACGCCGGGGTGGACGGCGCCAAGATCGTCGAGGTGACCGATGGCGGAGCCGCGGCCGCGGCGGGCCTGCCCAGCGGAGTGCTCGTCACCAAACTCGACGACCGGGTGATCAGCAGCGCCGACGCGCTCGTCGCCGCGGTGCGCTCCAAGGCGCCGGGAGACAAGGTGAAGCTGACGTTCCTGGATTCGTCGGGCAAGCCGCAGACCGTTGACGTCACCCTCGGCAAGGCCAAGCAGTGA
- a CDS encoding MogA/MoaB family molybdenum cofactor biosynthesis protein, with protein MRVAAPLSAPRYTVELMEQPHALVGRALVVIVDDRTAHGDEEDHSGPLVTELLGEAGFVVDGVVVVSSDEVEIRNALNTAVIGGVDLVVSVGGTGVTPRDVTPEATLDLLDRELLGIAEALRSSGLSAGIIDAGVSRGLAGISGSTLVVNLAGSRAAVRDGMATLGPLAGQIIAQLSSLEI; from the coding sequence CTGCGTGTGGCTGCACCGTTGTCTGCCCCGAGATATACGGTTGAGCTCATGGAGCAGCCACACGCCTTGGTCGGTCGTGCCCTCGTCGTCATCGTCGACGACCGCACAGCTCACGGCGACGAAGAGGACCACAGCGGTCCGTTGGTCACCGAGCTGCTCGGGGAGGCCGGATTCGTCGTCGACGGGGTGGTGGTCGTCTCCTCCGACGAGGTCGAGATTCGCAACGCATTGAACACCGCGGTGATCGGCGGCGTGGATCTGGTGGTGTCGGTGGGCGGCACAGGGGTCACTCCGCGCGACGTCACGCCGGAAGCCACGCTGGATCTGCTGGACCGGGAGTTGCTGGGAATCGCCGAAGCGCTGCGTTCCTCGGGGTTGAGCGCCGGCATCATCGACGCGGGGGTGTCGCGCGGCCTGGCCGGGATCTCAGGCAGCACACTTGTGGTCAACCTCGCCGGATCCCGGGCCGCGGTCCGGGACGGCATGGCGACACTTGGTCCCCTGGCGGGCCAGATCATCGCGCAGCTATCCAGTTTGGAGATCTAA